One Gemmatimonadaceae bacterium genomic window, GTCGTTCATCCCGATGTCGAGATCCGACGCCACGAAGACCGGCGTCTGGAAACGCTCGGCCAGGTCGAAGGCCTGTACCGCCATCTCGAAGCACTCGCGCGGGTCGGCGGGGAAGATGACGATGTGCTTGGTGTCGCCGTGCGAGGCGTACGCCAGCGAGAAGAGGTCGGCCTGCTGCGTGCGCGTCGGCATCCCGGTGGCGGGACCGCAGCGCTGCACGTCGAAGAAGACCGCGGGAATGTCGGTGTAGTACGCCAGCCCGATGAACTCCTGCATGAGCGAGATGCCGGGCCCCGACGTGTTGGTGAACGAGCGCGCGCCGGCCCACCCCGCGCCGATCACGATCCCCGCCGCCGCCAGCTCGTCCTCGGCCTGCAGGATGGCGTAGCGATGCAGCTTCGTCTCCGGGTCCACGCGGTACTTCTCGCAGAACGACTTGAAGGCCTCCATGAGCGCGGTGGCCGGCGTGATGGGATACCACGCCCCCACCGTCGCGCCGGCAAACACCGCGCCTAACGCGCTGGCCGTGTTCCCATCCATCAGGATCGAGTCGCTCGTCTTGTCCATCTTCTCGAGATGGAACGGGAGCGGGCACGGGAGATTCGCCTTGGCGTAGTCGTACCCCAGGCGGATGGCGGTGTGGTTGGCGTCGAGCAGGCGCTGTTTCTTGCCGAACTTCTCGTTCAGCATCCCCTCCACCACCGTCATGTCGATGTTGAGGAGGGCCGCCAGCGCGCCGGCATACGCGATGTTGCGCAGCAGCGTGCGATCGCGGTCCTTCTCGAACGTCTCGATGCACATCCGCCCGAACGGCACGCCGAGGACGGTGATGTCGTCGCGCAGCAACTCGGCGTCCATTGGCCACGACGAGTCGTAGAGCAGGTAGCCGCCGGCGCGCACCGCCTTCACGTCGCGCGCGTACGTCGACTGGTTGAGCGCGACCACGAGGTCCACGTCCGAGGGGCGCGCGGTGTAACCGTCCTTGCTCACCCGGATCTCGTACCAGGTGGGGAGCCCCTGGATGTTGGACGGGAAGATGTTCTTCCCCGTGACCGGGATTCCCATGCGGAAGATGGCCTGCATCAGGAGCGAGTTGGCGCTGGCCGACCCGGTCCCGTTGACGGTCCCCATCTTGAAGGCGAAGTCGTTGATTCCACTCATCGGGCCACCTGCCCGGCATAGGCGTTCTTGAGGTCGAACGTCCGCATGTCCCACGCGGCCGTCGGGCACCGTTCGGCGCAGAGGCCGCAGTGCAGGCAGACATCCTCGTCCTTCACCATCACGCGCTTGGTCTGCGGGAGGGCGACGGACACGTACAGCTCCTGCGCCAGGTTGAGCGCCGGCGCCGAGAGTCGCGTGCGCAGTTCTGCCTCGTCGGTGCCGTTGGGAGTGATCGTCAGGCAGTTGGTGGGACAGATGTCGACGCAGGCGTCGCATTCGATGCACAGCGACGACGTGAAGTACGTCTGCACGTCGCAGTTGAGGCAGCGTTGCACCTCGCGGGCTGCCTGTTCGGCGGTGAAGCCCAGCTCGACCTCCACATCGATGTCGCTGAAGCGCCGCGTCAGCTCCTCGTGCTGCATCTTCTGGCGCTTGGCCGTCTCGTACTCGTTCTCGTACGCCCAGGCGTGCATGCCCAGCTTGGCGCTCACCAGCGTCATCCCCACCGGCGGGCGCTCGCGCACCGGCTTGTCGAAGCACTGCAGGTCGATCGAGATGGCCGCCTGGTGCCCGTGCGCCACGGCCCAGATGATGTTCTCCGGCCCCCACGCCGCATCGCCGCCAAAGAAGACCTTCGGGTGCGTACTCTGGTGCGTGGTCTTGTCCACCTTGGGCATCCCGCGCGAATCGAACTCCACGCCGATGTCACGCTCGATCCACGGGAAGGCGTTGTCCTGCCCGATGGCGAGAATCACGTCGTCACAGGGAATGATCGTCGCCCCCGTCACCGCCGACACCTGCTTCCCGCTGGCGTCCTCCGTCCATTGCAGCTGCTCGAACTCCAGCCCCACCAGTTTCCCATCCTCGATGACGAAGCGCTTGGGGGCGTGGTTCTCGATGATCTGCACCTGCTCTTCCTCGGCGTCCTCCAGCTCCCACGGCGACGCCTTGAAGTGCTTGCGCCCGCGGCGCGCGACGACCTTCACGTCCGTCGCGCCCACGCGCTTGGCCGTGCGGCAGCAGTCCATCGCCGTGTTCCCCACGCCGATGATCACCACGCGCTTGCCAATGCTCGTCAGGTGCTGGAAGTGGATGTTGGCCAGCCACTCGATCCCGATGTGGACGTTCGCCGGCGCGTCCCAGCGCCCGGGGATGTCGAGCTCCTTCCCCTTCGGCGCCCCGCTCCCGATGAAGACCGCATCGTACCCCTCATCGAGCACCCCCTTGAGCGACGAGACCTTGGTCCCGTATCGCATGTGGGCGCCCATGTCGATGATGTAGCCGCACTCCTCGTCCAGCACGCTGTTAGGCAGGCGGAACGACGGGATGTTGATCCGCATCAACCCGCCCGGCTGGGCGTGCTGCTCGTAGATTGTGACGTCGTAGCCGAGCGGCAGGAGGTCGTTGGCCACCGTGAGCGACGACGGGCCGGCGCCGATGCACGCCACGCGCTTGCCATTCTTCTGCGCCGGAGCCTTGGGAAGGCGGTCGCGGATGTCACCGCGATGGTCGGCGGCAACGCGCTTCAGGCGGCAGATCGCGACCGGCTTCTCCTCGACGCGCCCGCGCCGGCATGCCGGTTCGCACGGGCGGTCGCAGGTCCGGCCGAGGATGCCGGGAAAGACGTTCGACTCACGGTTGAGGAGATAGGAATCGTCGTACCGGCCCTGGCCAATCAGCCGGAGATAACCGGGGACGTTGGTGTGGGCCGGACAGGCCCACTGGCAATCCACGACCTTGTGATAGTATCGCGGATTGGTGACATCGGTTGCGGCCATCGCGTGGGGCTCCAAAGGGTACTACTGCCAAGCATGATCGAACGTACCCGGTGGGGCAAGTCGTGCGGCGCGGCGCACCTGTATATGAACGCGCCCTCCGCGCGCACATCCGGACTGAACAGTCCGATCATATATGCCGTGCATCTCGCCCGCTGATTGACGGCGCCCCAGCCGTCGCATACGCTGCCGGCGGCTCATGCGTGCCCCTCCCTCCCGACGCCTCGCCACTCGATGACCATCCGCTGGCTCCTTGCCGCGTTGCACCTGCTGGCGCTCGGCATCGGGATGGAGAGCGTGTGGGTGCGCGGCCGCGCCCTCAAGCGACTCACCAGCGGCGACGACCGCGAGACGCTTCGTCGCGTCTTCACGCACGACAACTGGTACGGCATCGCCGCGCTGCTGTGGTATCCCACCGGCCTTGCCCGCGCTTTCTTCGGCTTCGAGAAGGGGACGGGTTACTACCTGCACCAACCGTTCTTCCTTGCCAAGCTGGTCCTCGTCACCGTCATCCTGGCGGTCGAGCTGTGGGTGATGACGACGCTCATCCGCTGGCGCCGGCAGCAGCAACGCGGGGACCCCATCGACGTGGGACTGGCGCCGCGCCTGGCGCGCATCTCGGCGTGGGAGACGTACGCCATCATCCTCATCGTCTTCCTGGCGACGGCCATGGCGCGCGACCTCCGGCCATGGTAGCGCCGCGGCCGGCGCAGCACGCCTAACGCGGAACCGGGGCCAACGACGTCGCCACGCCCACGCGCGAGTCGGCGGTGCCGTAGTAGAGGAACCATCGCCCCTTGAAGCGAATCAACGCCTCGACGAAGGTCGTCCCCTCGACGTACTGACCCGTCTTCTCGTACGGTTCGGTGGGGCGCAGGAAGGGCGTTGGCGTGCGATCCAGGAGCTTGAGCGGATTGGCCGAGTCGAAGAGCGCCTGTCCGGCCGTGTAGGTGCGCGAGGGTATGGATGGGTCGCCGAAGCGCTGGTCGTTCCCCGCGTTGTAGAGCATCACGATCCCGCGCGCGGTGAGGAGCGGTGGCGGCCCCGCTTCCACCAGCCACGAATCGAAGTACCCCGCGCGCGGCGACAACACGCGGAGTGCCTTGCCGTCGGCGTCTTCCAGCGGCGTCCAATGCACCAGGTCGTCGGAGGTCGCGATCAGCACGTGCGGGACGTTGTAGTACATCCAGTACTTCCCGTTGACCTTGGCCGCGACCAGGCGATCGCCCACCAGGCGCGCGAGGATCGCCCCCGACTTGCTCTCGGTCGCCAGGTACTTCCCGCCAGCTGCAGCGGCAAAGGCGGGACCATGCTTCTCCCAGTGCACCAGGTCGCGCGACGTCGCCACCGCCAGGCGCGGCACCTCGCGGTTCCACTGCGTGTACGTCAGGACGTAGCGCCCGTCCTCCGATTCGACGAGCCGCGGGTCCTCCACACCCCCCGGCCACTCGTTCCCCTGTTGCGCATCGCGATCGGGATAGAGCACCGGCGCCGGCCGACGCGTGAAGTGCAGCCCATCGCTGCTCTCGGCCAACCCCAGGCGCGACGTGTGGCCACCGATGACCGAGGCACCGGTCGCGTCTTCGGCGCGGTACAGGAGATAGACCTTCCCGTCGCGCACCACCGCCGCCGGGTTGAAGGTGGCGAACTCCTCCCATCGCACGTCGGTGTCGCCCATCGGCGAGCGGAAGAGCGACGTGGCGCGCGGTGAGAGAATCGGATTGACGTCGGCCGGCTTGGTGAAGGGGGCGATCATCCACGGCGCCGATGCACGCCCCCGCGTGTCGACCGAAGCCCGCGGTAGTTCCTGCGAGCGCACCGGCGAGCCCGCCTGCGAGCGCCCATCCGACGCGAACGACAGCAGCAACGCGCATGCACCAGCGCCGATGCGCAGCGAGCGAAACGTACGTCTTCTCGAGCGCAACCCACGCGACAGGACGGTCCGGAACTCGGGAGTGTCGGGCGCTGGCGGCATCACGGCGTGTGTAGGGCGATCGGCTGAACCGGCGCACCGGTAGCGCAAGCATGTTCGCGGGGCGCACGGCGGGCAAGCGCCGGTCTCGGCCCCATCCGCTTCCCCACCGCCACCGCATTCCTTGCTTCGAGTGGCCCCACGCGCCGGCTATCGCACTGCGCGCATTCGACCACTCGACGGCGAGCGCGCCGTGCGCAATGTTCCGCGCGACGTCGCCCGTCCCGCAGCGTTACCCGAGTCGTAACCATCTCGCACTCGCCCCGCCTCGTGTCCGACGAACCGACACCGCAAGTTCCCTCTCGCCGCGCCTTCCTCAAGGTCGCAGGGACCGTCGCCGCCACCACCGTTGCAGCGTCCACCGCCGGCGTGGTCGCCTGCACGCCATCCGACTCGAAGGGGACGGGCGAAGCGCCGGCCGCCACGGGCGGGGCGCGCGGCACCGGCTTCGACCGACGCACGCTCGACGCCCTGGGCGAGGTCCTCCTCCCCGCCTCGTTGGGGAGCGCGCGGCAGAAGGGCGCCGTCGACGCCTTCGTTGCCTGGGTCGACGAGTACGCGCCAGTCGCCGAGGAGATGCACGGCTACGGCTACGCCGACATCCGCTACCTCCCCCCGGACCCGGCGCCCGGGTGGCGCGCCCAGCTCGAGGGGCTCGATCTCCTCGCGCGGCGCTCGCGGCAGCGCCCCTTTGCCGAGCTCGACGCCGAGGGGCGTCGCGCCGTCGTCACCGCGGCGCTCGCCCCGTTTGGCAGCGCGGCGATCCCCGACGCGTTAGGCGCGCCGCACGTCGCCCTGGCCCTCCTCGCCCACTGGACCAACAGCCCCGACGCCTGGGACCTCGCCCTCGGCGCCAAGGTGGCCCGCGACACCTGCCGCCAGTTGCAAGGCGTGGAGCGCAAGCCGCTCCCGCTCGCCGGGGGTGACGCATGACGACCGTCGGCGGCGACATCGTCATCATCGGGAGCGGGATAACCGCCGCCAACATGGCGGCCCACCTCGCCGAGCACACCACGCGCTCCATTGTCGTCATCGAGGCGGGACCGGCGAGCACCCCGTTCGCCGAGCGCACGGCGGCGCGCAAGCGATTCCTCGCCTATGGCGAGAACCCGTGGGCGCGCGACCACCTCGAGGACCAGAACGCCTTCGGCGTGACGTACGGCTTCTCCCCCAACATGCACGTGGGCGGCTTGGCGATGCACTGGGGCGGAGTGACGCCGCGCTACTCGCCGGAGGACTTCATCACGAATTCGCTGTACGGGATCGGCACCGACTGGCCGTACACGTACGAGGACCTCGATCCCTTCTATCAGGAAGCCGAGGAGCGCATGGGCATCGCCGGCGAGCAGGGGCCGCCGGCGATGGATCCGCGCGGGAAGCCGTATCCCCTGCCGCCCATTCCCGTCAACTACAACCTTCAGCAGCTGCAACTGTGGGCCACCCAGGCCGGCATCGCCAGCTGGAGCTGTCCCTCGGCCAAGGCCACCGTGCCGTATCAGGGGCGCGCGCAGTGCCAGCGCTGCGACACGTGCTATCCCGTCTGCCCGTCAGGCGCAAAGTACTCCCCCGACTTCACGTGGGATGCGCTGGTGAAGTCAAAGCGGGTCACGCTGGTCACCGGGACGCTCGTGCGGCGCCTGGTCGCCGACGCGAAGACCGGGCGCATCGTACGCGCCACCGGCAACCGCACCGACGCCAGTGGCGAGGAGGTGACGATCGAGGGGCAGACCTTCGTCCTCGCCGCCGGCTTCATCTGGTCGCCGCACTTGCTCCTCCTCTCGCGCGATGCCGCGCATCCCAACGGCCTCGCCAACCGCAGCGGGTTGGTAGGGAAGTACCTCGCCGGGCACCGCAACATCGGCGGGCAGATTTCGCTGCCGCTGGAGCTGTATCCCGGGCTCAACGCGCAGCACTCGCTCGTGAGCAAGCAGTTCCAGCGCGCCAGCTATCCCGGCGGGAAGTACCTGCGGCACGACCTGCGCCTGTGGGAGTCGAGCGTGGGGCGCGGGGCGCGCCTGCGTGACGACAAAGGCAATCTGTTGTTAGGGGACGCGCTCCTCGCCGACTGGAAGCAGCGCGCAAAGGGCGCCACGGCGCGCGTGCGCGCCTATTACGACGTTCTCCCCCACCGGGAGAGCAAGTTCGTCCTCGACGACACGCGCAAGAACCGGTGGGGCGACCCCATGCCGCTCGTGACCTTCAAGGATGCGCCGGAGAGCGAGGCGCTGCGCCCGTGGCAGGAAGAGGAGCTGCGCAACTTGTTCCGTCGCATGGCCAAGGCAGGAGGGGGCGAGGTGATCTCGCTCGCCAGCAACGCCAACGACATCGGGCAGGAGCACCCCACCGGCGGGTGCCGCGCCGGCAACGACCCGACCACGAGCGTGGTGGACGGGTGGGGGCGCGCGCACGACCATGAGAATCTCTGGGTGGGCGGGGCGCCAACGCAGCCGAGCGCCTCGTGCTGCAACGGGACGTTGACGTTCGTGGCCGTGGGGCTGAGGACGGCGTCGGCGATTGCGAAGTCCGTGTAGACTCTCTGACGATGGGCCCCTTCACCTCCCGCCACGCCCTCGCATGAACCAGTGGCTCGTCAAGATCTCGCTGTTCATCAACTACTTCGTCTTCGCGATCCTGCTCAACAGCGTCGGGACCGTGATCCTGCAAGTACAGAACAGCTACGGCGTCTCGGCCGCACAGGCCAGCGTCCTCGAGGCGTTCAAGGACCTCCCGATCGCGATCACGTCATTCCTCGTCGCTTCGTTCCTCACGCGCATCGGATACAAGCGCAGCATGCAGATCGCCCTGGCGTTGGTCGCCCTGGCGTGCCTGCTCATGCCGCAGCTCCCGGCGTTCTGGATGACCAAGGCGCTCTTTGCCGCCACCGGCATCGGCTTCGCGCTCACCAAGGTCTCGGTCTTCGCCACGCTCGGACTCGTGACTCGCACCAAGGAGGACCACGCCTCCTTCATGAACTTCCTCGAGTCGTTCTTCATGGTCGGCATCCTCTCGGGGTACTTCATCTTCAGCGCGTTTGTCTCCGACACCGAGGCCTCGTCGACGCAGTGGCTCAACGTGTACTACGCGCTCGCCGCTCTCTCCTTCGCCGCCCTCCTCCTGCTCTCGCTGGCGCGCCTCGATGAGAGCAGTGTGCACCCCGCCGTGGCGCGACCGTTGGCGGAGGACTTCGCGGAGATGATCCGCCTCTGCGCGCGCCCCCTGGTGCTCGTCTTCATCATCAGTGCGTTCCTCTACGTCCTGATCGAGCAGAGCATCATGTCGTGGCTCCCCACGTTCAATAGCCGCATCCTGCACCTCTCGGCGTCGCTCAGCATCCAGATGGCGAGCATCCTCGCCGCCTCCACCGCGCTGGGTCGCTTCACGGCGGGCATCGTGCTGCGACGCTTCAACTGGTTCACGGTACTCGTCACGAGCCTAGTCATCGCCGCCGTGCTTGTCCTGGTCGCGCTCCCGCTCACGAGGAACGTGGGGACGGCAGAAGTCTCCACCTGGGGAAGTGCGCCGCTCGCCGCCTTTGTCTTCCCGCTCATCGGGCTTTGTCTCTCGCCCATCTATCCGGCCATAAACTCGGTCATCCTCACCGCGCTCCCACTCCGGCAGCACGCGCCCATGGCTGGACTCATCGTCGTCTTCTCGGCGCTGGGCGGAACCACGGGGTCGCTCATCACCGGGCAGCTCTTCCAGCACTTCGGCGGCACGACGGCGTTCTACTTCTCGCTCGCGCCCATCATCTGCCTCACGCTGGCGTTGTACCAGCTCAGGCGTCAGGCGGCGATCGCCGCACGCGCCGCGAGCGACGCATCCGCCGCCGCGCAGCCGGCATGAGCACCATGCAGTCGCCGCGTGAGCTGTACGGCGAGCTGTTCGAGGCGGTTCAGCGCTCTCGCCTGTACCGTGACTCCAAGACTTTCGTCGACGCCGTTCCCCGCGGCATGCCCGAGGCCATCGTGCGCCAGTATCGCACGGAGCGTGAGCGCCCGGGCTTCGACCTCGGCGCCTTCGTGCAAGCGCACTTCGACCTCCCCGCGGCCGACGCGGCGGCGAGCGGTCTTGCACCTGCCGACGACGTGCGCGCGCAGGTGGACCGCCTCTGGGACAAGCTCGTGCGTCCCGCCGACCCGGACATCCCCTTCGCGTCGCTCATTCCGCTCCCCCACCGCTACGTCGTCCCCGGCGGTCGCTTTCGCGAGTTGTACTACTGGGACAGCTACTTCACGATGCTCGGCCTCGCCGTCTCGGGGAGGCACGACATCCTGGGGGAGATGGTGGCGAACTTCGCATCGCTCGTCGATCGCATCGGCTTCATTCCCAACGGTACCCGCACGTACTATGGCACGCGCTCGCAGCCACCACTCTTCGTGCTGATGGTCGAGCTGCTGGCTCAGGCAACTGGGGACACGGCGATTGTCGACCGGTATGGTGCGCAGCTCGAACGCGAGTATGCGTTCTGGATGGCGGGCGGCGAGTCGCTGGCACCGGGTCAGTCCGCGCGTCGTGTCGTGCGCTTCGGCGACGTCGTGCTCAATCGCTATTGGGACGATGCCGCGGAACCGCGCCAGGAGAGCTACGCCGAAGACCTCGAACTGGCGGCAGAGACCACGCGCGAGGCGAGTGACCTGTTCCGCGACCTGAGGGCGGCGTGCGAATCGGGGTGGGACTTCAGCTCGCGCTGGTTCGACGAGACGCGCGCCTTCGCGTCGATCCGCACCACGTCGCTCCTCCCGGTGGACCTCAACAGCATCCTCTTTCATCTCGAGACGGTGCTGGCCGGGATTCGCGAGCGGGGCGGTGACATCGCGGCGGCGACGCGCTTTCGCGATCGCGCGGCCAAGCGCCGGGCGCTGCTGCGCTCCCTCTTCTTCGACGAGTCGCACGGCTTCTTCTGCGACGTCCACCACGCCACCGGAAAGTCGACGGGAATCCTCACGCTCGCCGGGGCGTGGCCGCTCTTTGTCGGCGTTGCGACCGACGGCCAGGCGCAACGCGTTGCCGATCGACTCCGTGCCGACTTCCTGCGCCCCGGCGGCTGGGTGACGACGCTGACTAACACCGGCCAGCAGTGGGACGCTCCCAACGGTTGGGCGCCGCTGCAATGGATCGTTGTCGAGGGGTTGCGTCGCTACGGCTTCACCGAGCTGGCCCACGAGGGCGCACGCCGGTGGATCGACGCCAACACGAGCATCTACCGCCAAACCGGTCACTTCCTGGAGAAGTACGACGTCGAGCACCCGGGACGCGTGGCTGGCGGCGGGGAGTATGCGGTGCAGGACGGCTTCGGATGGACAAACGGCGTGCTCGTGCAGCTCCTGTCGCGAGGGTGAGGCGCAACCGCCAGTGCCGGGACTTGCGTCCGCCGCCCCCGCCGCCCCCCGCCGCCGCCACCGCCCTGGCCACCATCGCTGCCTGCGCCCTCGCGATGGCCTGCGGCAACGACGGCACCTCGTCGGTCTCCGGGCAATGCGCCCCCACGGCGCGCTACCCCAATGCCATCGGCTGCGCCTACGTCTTCGGGCGCATCACCGACCCCAGGGGGCTCGCCCTCGACAGCATCGAGGGGCTGGTGCGAACGGGCGACAGCTGCAACTGCACCTCGCCGCGGCTCGAAGGCGACGACAACGGCTTCTACAGCGTGACCGTGCATCGCCTGTCCGCCGGCGGCAACGCACCCCCCTTCCTCGACACCGCGACCGCCACCGTCGTCGCCCTCGCCAGCGCCCCCAAGTACCCGCGGCACATCACCGGCGCCGCCTACTTCGACACCGCCCGCGTGGTGCTGCGCTTCGTCCCGTTAGGCGGCACCCCGCCCGTGAACGAAGCCAACCTCCGCATCACCATCCCCGCCCGCTAGGAACCGCCGCCCCCCCTCGTCCCCAGCCTTCGCTGGAACACGCTTCTCGTTCCCAGCTTTCGCTGGGACAGGCTTCTCGTCTTCTAGCTATTTGAGTGAGTCCACCATCGGCTGCGTAATCAACACCGTCCCGCGCTCGCTACGACGGAAGCGGCGCGCATCCTCGCGCGGGTCCTCTCCCACCACCATCCCCGCCGGGATCACCACGCCACGGTCGACCACCACGTTGCGTAGCCGCGCCCCGCGCCCGATCTCGACGTAGGGCTGCACCACCGCGCCGTCGAGCTGCGCATAGGAGTGCACCTTGACCCCGGTAAAGAGGAGCGTCTTGTGCAGCGAGGCGCCGGAAATGATGCACCCGCCCGAGACGAGCGAGTTCACCGCCAGCCCGCGCCGCCCCTCCTCGTTATGCACGAACTTGGCCGGCGGCGTCACCTCGGCGTACGTCCAGATGGGCCACTTCTCGTCGAAGATGTCGAGGTTCGGGACCACCGTCGTGAGGTCGATGTTGGCCTCCCAGTACGCATCGATCGTCCCCACATCGCGCCAGTACGCGTCGTGCTCGGCGTCCGACTTCACGCACGAGGTGCTGAAGCGGTGCGCCACCGCCTTCCCGTGCTCCACCACGTACGGAATGATGTCCTTCCCGAAGTCGCGGCTCGACGTCGCGTCGGCCGCGTCGCGGCGCAGGAGGTCGAACAGGAACGTCGTCCGGAAGACGTAGATCCCCATGCTGGCCAGCGCCATCTCCGGATTGCCGGGGATCCCCGGCGGATCCGTCGGCTTCTCGAGGAAGTGGACGATGCGATCCTCGGCGTCCACATGCATCACGCCGAACCCCGTCGCCTCCATGCGCGGCACCTCGAGCACCCCCACCGTCACGTCGGCCCCCTGATCGACGTGCTGCTGGAGCATGCGCTCGTAGTCCATCTTGTAGATGTGGTCACCGGCCAGGATCACCATGTACTCCGGGTGATAAGCCTCGATGATGTCGGTGTTCTGGTAGACCGCATCGGCCGTTCCCTCGTACCAGGCCGTCTCGCTCACGCGTTGCGACGCGGGGAGGATGTCAAACGATTCGTTGCGCTCGGGACGCAGGAAGTTCCAGCCGCGTTGCAGGTGACGGATGAGCGAGTGCGCCTTGTACTGCGTCGCCACCCCGATGCGGCGGATCCCCGAGTTGAGCGCGTTGGACAGCGCGAAGTCAATGATGCGCGCCTTGCCGCCAAAGAAGACCGCCGGCTTGGCGCGACGGTCGGTCAGTTCGTACAGGCGCGACCCGCGCCCCCCGGCCAGGACATAGGCCATCGTGTTGCGACCGATGGAGCCAGGACGATACGGGGCAGTCATGGATACGAGGCGTTCGGGGACGACGTGAGGGTCATGCGGGCCAGCGA contains:
- a CDS encoding 2-oxoacid:acceptor oxidoreductase subunit alpha — its product is MSGINDFAFKMGTVNGTGSASANSLLMQAIFRMGIPVTGKNIFPSNIQGLPTWYEIRVSKDGYTARPSDVDLVVALNQSTYARDVKAVRAGGYLLYDSSWPMDAELLRDDITVLGVPFGRMCIETFEKDRDRTLLRNIAYAGALAALLNIDMTVVEGMLNEKFGKKQRLLDANHTAIRLGYDYAKANLPCPLPFHLEKMDKTSDSILMDGNTASALGAVFAGATVGAWYPITPATALMEAFKSFCEKYRVDPETKLHRYAILQAEDELAAAGIVIGAGWAGARSFTNTSGPGISLMQEFIGLAYYTDIPAVFFDVQRCGPATGMPTRTQQADLFSLAYASHGDTKHIVIFPADPRECFEMAVQAFDLAERFQTPVFVASDLDIGMNDWMVKRFEWDDSYRPDRGKVLDAEALQKIERFSRYLDVDGDGIAARTLPGVGGKGAYFVRGSGHDKHAAYTEDSDAYLELVDRLKRKIDGAANAVPAPVVTRHAGADIGLITIGSCDAAVREAADILTAQGTPVNVMRIRGFPFSDDVREFITQHGRVFVIEQNRDAQLRALLAIELGFARDSMHSILDYGGMPLTPKVVVDAVASHLVGASA
- a CDS encoding FAD-dependent oxidoreductase; translation: MAATDVTNPRYYHKVVDCQWACPAHTNVPGYLRLIGQGRYDDSYLLNRESNVFPGILGRTCDRPCEPACRRGRVEEKPVAICRLKRVAADHRGDIRDRLPKAPAQKNGKRVACIGAGPSSLTVANDLLPLGYDVTIYEQHAQPGGLMRINIPSFRLPNSVLDEECGYIIDMGAHMRYGTKVSSLKGVLDEGYDAVFIGSGAPKGKELDIPGRWDAPANVHIGIEWLANIHFQHLTSIGKRVVIIGVGNTAMDCCRTAKRVGATDVKVVARRGRKHFKASPWELEDAEEEQVQIIENHAPKRFVIEDGKLVGLEFEQLQWTEDASGKQVSAVTGATIIPCDDVILAIGQDNAFPWIERDIGVEFDSRGMPKVDKTTHQSTHPKVFFGGDAAWGPENIIWAVAHGHQAAISIDLQCFDKPVRERPPVGMTLVSAKLGMHAWAYENEYETAKRQKMQHEELTRRFSDIDVEVELGFTAEQAAREVQRCLNCDVQTYFTSSLCIECDACVDICPTNCLTITPNGTDEAELRTRLSAPALNLAQELYVSVALPQTKRVMVKDEDVCLHCGLCAERCPTAAWDMRTFDLKNAYAGQVAR
- a CDS encoding DUF2214 family protein, whose protein sequence is MTIRWLLAALHLLALGIGMESVWVRGRALKRLTSGDDRETLRRVFTHDNWYGIAALLWYPTGLARAFFGFEKGTGYYLHQPFFLAKLVLVTVILAVELWVMTTLIRWRRQQQRGDPIDVGLAPRLARISAWETYAIILIVFLATAMARDLRPW
- a CDS encoding GMC family oxidoreductase, which gives rise to MTTVGGDIVIIGSGITAANMAAHLAEHTTRSIVVIEAGPASTPFAERTAARKRFLAYGENPWARDHLEDQNAFGVTYGFSPNMHVGGLAMHWGGVTPRYSPEDFITNSLYGIGTDWPYTYEDLDPFYQEAEERMGIAGEQGPPAMDPRGKPYPLPPIPVNYNLQQLQLWATQAGIASWSCPSAKATVPYQGRAQCQRCDTCYPVCPSGAKYSPDFTWDALVKSKRVTLVTGTLVRRLVADAKTGRIVRATGNRTDASGEEVTIEGQTFVLAAGFIWSPHLLLLSRDAAHPNGLANRSGLVGKYLAGHRNIGGQISLPLELYPGLNAQHSLVSKQFQRASYPGGKYLRHDLRLWESSVGRGARLRDDKGNLLLGDALLADWKQRAKGATARVRAYYDVLPHRESKFVLDDTRKNRWGDPMPLVTFKDAPESEALRPWQEEELRNLFRRMAKAGGGEVISLASNANDIGQEHPTGGCRAGNDPTTSVVDGWGRAHDHENLWVGGAPTQPSASCCNGTLTFVAVGLRTASAIAKSV
- a CDS encoding MFS transporter; amino-acid sequence: MNQWLVKISLFINYFVFAILLNSVGTVILQVQNSYGVSAAQASVLEAFKDLPIAITSFLVASFLTRIGYKRSMQIALALVALACLLMPQLPAFWMTKALFAATGIGFALTKVSVFATLGLVTRTKEDHASFMNFLESFFMVGILSGYFIFSAFVSDTEASSTQWLNVYYALAALSFAALLLLSLARLDESSVHPAVARPLAEDFAEMIRLCARPLVLVFIISAFLYVLIEQSIMSWLPTFNSRILHLSASLSIQMASILAASTALGRFTAGIVLRRFNWFTVLVTSLVIAAVLVLVALPLTRNVGTAEVSTWGSAPLAAFVFPLIGLCLSPIYPAINSVILTALPLRQHAPMAGLIVVFSALGGTTGSLITGQLFQHFGGTTAFYFSLAPIICLTLALYQLRRQAAIAARAASDASAAAQPA
- the treF gene encoding alpha,alpha-trehalase TreF, producing the protein MSTMQSPRELYGELFEAVQRSRLYRDSKTFVDAVPRGMPEAIVRQYRTERERPGFDLGAFVQAHFDLPAADAAASGLAPADDVRAQVDRLWDKLVRPADPDIPFASLIPLPHRYVVPGGRFRELYYWDSYFTMLGLAVSGRHDILGEMVANFASLVDRIGFIPNGTRTYYGTRSQPPLFVLMVELLAQATGDTAIVDRYGAQLEREYAFWMAGGESLAPGQSARRVVRFGDVVLNRYWDDAAEPRQESYAEDLELAAETTREASDLFRDLRAACESGWDFSSRWFDETRAFASIRTTSLLPVDLNSILFHLETVLAGIRERGGDIAAATRFRDRAAKRRALLRSLFFDESHGFFCDVHHATGKSTGILTLAGAWPLFVGVATDGQAQRVADRLRADFLRPGGWVTTLTNTGQQWDAPNGWAPLQWIVVEGLRRYGFTELAHEGARRWIDANTSIYRQTGHFLEKYDVEHPGRVAGGGEYAVQDGFGWTNGVLVQLLSRG
- the glgC gene encoding glucose-1-phosphate adenylyltransferase — encoded protein: MTAPYRPGSIGRNTMAYVLAGGRGSRLYELTDRRAKPAVFFGGKARIIDFALSNALNSGIRRIGVATQYKAHSLIRHLQRGWNFLRPERNESFDILPASQRVSETAWYEGTADAVYQNTDIIEAYHPEYMVILAGDHIYKMDYERMLQQHVDQGADVTVGVLEVPRMEATGFGVMHVDAEDRIVHFLEKPTDPPGIPGNPEMALASMGIYVFRTTFLFDLLRRDAADATSSRDFGKDIIPYVVEHGKAVAHRFSTSCVKSDAEHDAYWRDVGTIDAYWEANIDLTTVVPNLDIFDEKWPIWTYAEVTPPAKFVHNEEGRRGLAVNSLVSGGCIISGASLHKTLLFTGVKVHSYAQLDGAVVQPYVEIGRGARLRNVVVDRGVVIPAGMVVGEDPREDARRFRRSERGTVLITQPMVDSLK